One genomic window of Staphylococcus hsinchuensis includes the following:
- the purU gene encoding formyltetrahydrofolate deformylase produces MKDKYILLASCSDRVGITSLITELMAEYQSNILHLDHFTEYDNNEDSNGKLYLRFEFEKAPGLKEALSSALSDNQIEYSIFDGNEKTKIALFVSKEDHAFNEVLLRVQRGEFPAEIVCVVSNHTNNKHFADAFNIPFYHIPVNKDSKSAAESKMIEICKEHNVDLIVLAKYMQILSDDFVSHYPNQIINIHHSFLPSFIGANPYKQAWDRGVKIVGATGHYVTSDLDEGPIIDQDVTRINHRYNVKALRKKGRHVESRVLANAVELHVQHKVIVTEGNKTIVF; encoded by the coding sequence ATGAAAGATAAATACATATTATTAGCAAGTTGCTCTGATAGAGTTGGTATCACTTCTCTTATCACAGAACTTATGGCTGAATATCAATCTAATATTTTACATTTAGATCATTTTACAGAATATGATAATAATGAAGATTCAAATGGAAAACTCTATTTACGTTTTGAATTTGAAAAGGCTCCAGGTCTTAAAGAAGCATTGTCATCAGCTTTATCAGATAATCAAATTGAATACAGTATATTTGATGGTAATGAAAAAACTAAAATAGCATTATTTGTTTCAAAAGAAGATCATGCATTTAATGAGGTATTGTTAAGAGTACAACGTGGAGAATTTCCAGCAGAAATTGTTTGTGTTGTAAGTAACCATACAAATAACAAACATTTTGCAGATGCATTTAATATCCCTTTTTATCATATACCAGTCAATAAAGATTCAAAATCTGCTGCCGAATCTAAAATGATAGAAATTTGTAAAGAACACAATGTGGATTTAATTGTATTAGCTAAATATATGCAAATTCTGTCAGATGACTTCGTCAGTCACTATCCAAACCAAATCATAAATATTCATCATTCATTTTTACCATCGTTTATCGGCGCAAATCCGTATAAACAAGCATGGGATCGAGGCGTTAAAATCGTTGGTGCTACAGGTCATTACGTAACTTCAGATTTAGATGAAGGACCAATTATCGATCAAGATGTAACTAGAATTAACCATCGTTACAATGTAAAAGCATTACGTAAAAAAGGACGACATGTTGAATCAAGAGTGCTCGCAAATGCAGTAGAACTACATGTTCAACATAAAGTTATTGTCACAGAAGGTAATAAAACAATTGTCTTTTAA
- a CDS encoding sporulation protein, whose amino-acid sequence MFENILSAFGVNDVSVKTKVKQKDIQVGERLDGIILIEGCETEETIHKIKIELVEKIENTDETSDFNQLDNIISTYEIEDVYDIPPNESLEKDFSVQFDSDSLKNKPNKITLRTHLYLSNALDNYDEVELDVHY is encoded by the coding sequence ATGTTTGAAAATATTTTAAGCGCTTTTGGAGTTAACGACGTTAGCGTTAAGACTAAAGTAAAGCAAAAAGACATACAAGTAGGGGAACGATTAGATGGAATAATTCTCATTGAAGGTTGTGAAACGGAAGAAACGATACATAAAATTAAAATTGAATTAGTTGAAAAGATAGAAAATACTGATGAAACAAGTGACTTTAATCAATTAGATAACATCATTTCTACGTATGAAATTGAAGATGTTTATGACATTCCGCCCAATGAATCTTTGGAAAAAGATTTTTCAGTACAATTTGACTCTGACTCATTAAAGAATAAACCGAACAAGATTACTTTGAGAACCCATCTATATTTATCTAACGCATTAGATAATTACGATGAAGTAGAATTAGATGTACATTATTAA
- a CDS encoding DUF445 domain-containing protein, whose amino-acid sequence MTAILLVVFMMIIGAIIGGVTNVIAIRMLFHPYKAYYIFNKRLPFTPGLIPKRRDEVASKIGQVVEEHLLTESLIKSKLNAPSSREAIEDLLLKQISKLKQDHVTISYLTEELNIDLDQVSSQHLHPFISSKLSSFYENHRSATIASIIPNEIEKVLDSKSEQVPDLLFDRARVYLKSEKGAHDISSMLDTFFQEKGRIVGLLQMFMTKESIAERIQHELIRLTSHPKAKKIAKQIIDNEYQTLKSKKLEEVVSETQFESFKASSTDLIMGYLELDKTTQQPLNKLMLGFINFLEQRVVSKATNIIIDRASEHLTPIMKKINLRQMIEEQINTFELDYIERLIIGIANKELKLITFLGFLLGGIIGLLQGVIAIFV is encoded by the coding sequence ATGACCGCGATATTACTTGTTGTATTTATGATGATCATAGGTGCAATTATTGGTGGCGTTACTAACGTCATTGCCATTAGAATGTTGTTTCATCCTTACAAAGCATATTATATTTTCAACAAACGTCTCCCTTTTACACCGGGTTTGATTCCTAAGCGTCGAGACGAAGTTGCGAGTAAAATTGGGCAAGTTGTAGAGGAACATTTACTTACAGAATCATTGATAAAGTCAAAATTAAATGCACCATCTTCAAGAGAAGCTATTGAAGATTTATTATTAAAGCAAATTTCGAAATTGAAACAAGATCATGTGACGATTAGTTATTTAACGGAAGAACTGAATATTGATTTAGATCAAGTTTCATCTCAACATCTACACCCGTTTATCTCAAGTAAGTTAAGTTCATTTTATGAAAACCATAGATCCGCAACTATTGCATCTATCATACCTAATGAAATAGAAAAGGTGTTAGACAGTAAATCAGAACAGGTGCCTGATTTATTATTTGATCGTGCCCGTGTGTATTTAAAATCAGAAAAAGGTGCACATGATATTTCTTCCATGCTAGATACTTTTTTTCAGGAAAAGGGTCGTATTGTAGGTTTATTACAAATGTTTATGACGAAAGAAAGTATTGCAGAGCGTATCCAACATGAATTAATTCGTTTAACGAGTCACCCTAAAGCTAAAAAAATTGCAAAGCAAATTATAGATAATGAATATCAAACATTAAAATCGAAAAAACTAGAAGAAGTGGTAAGTGAAACTCAATTTGAATCATTTAAAGCATCTTCAACTGATTTAATCATGGGGTATTTAGAACTTGATAAGACAACACAACAACCTCTAAATAAATTGATGCTAGGGTTTATTAATTTTCTAGAACAACGCGTCGTTTCGAAAGCTACAAATATCATTATCGATCGCGCATCTGAACATTTAACACCGATAATGAAGAAAATCAACTTAAGACAAATGATAGAGGAACAAATCAATACTTTTGAACTTGATTATATTGAAAGATTAATTATTGGTATCGCCAATAAAGAGCTAAAATTGATAACGTTTTTAGGTTTCTTATTAGGTGGAATTATTGGTTTATTACAAGGCGTAATTGCTATTTTTGTATAA
- a CDS encoding metallophosphoesterase family protein, which translates to MVKFIHCADLHLDSPFKSRSYLSQSIFEDIQNSTYESFKLIVDTALNEEVDFLIISGDLFDQENRTLRAEVFLKSQFERLAKEQIFVYVCHGNHDPLSTGVATQWPNNVSVFSENVETYQTITKNGEEIYLHGFSYQNDASYENKVDAYPSSQGEKGIHIGLLHGTYSKSNTHERYTEFRLEDLKEKLYHYWALGHIHERQQLSEMPQIHYPGNIQGRHFKELGEKGCLLVEGDDLKLRTQFIPTQFIRFEEATIQTTQTTKQGLFEEIQNFKDKVRKYGKSIYKLKVVLKVDNEIPPQDLMQVEQMISEYEENEHNFVFIEDLTFKYKDEESKSLASEFSSELLDDQQVFEQAMSDLYLNPKASKYLDNFNDFDRRSLIEQAETLLKSDMRGE; encoded by the coding sequence ATGGTTAAATTTATACATTGTGCTGATTTACATCTGGATAGCCCTTTTAAGTCCAGAAGTTATCTAAGCCAGTCTATTTTCGAAGATATTCAAAATAGTACATATGAAAGTTTTAAGTTAATTGTAGATACTGCGTTAAATGAAGAAGTTGATTTTCTAATAATATCAGGAGATTTGTTTGATCAAGAAAATCGCACTTTAAGAGCCGAAGTATTCTTAAAGTCTCAGTTTGAGCGTTTAGCTAAGGAGCAAATATTCGTCTATGTTTGTCACGGTAATCATGATCCATTATCGACAGGCGTAGCAACTCAGTGGCCTAATAATGTCTCAGTATTTTCGGAAAATGTGGAAACTTACCAAACCATAACGAAAAATGGCGAAGAAATATACTTACATGGTTTCAGTTATCAAAATGATGCGAGCTATGAAAATAAAGTAGATGCATATCCTTCAAGTCAAGGAGAGAAAGGTATTCATATCGGTCTGTTACATGGTACATATAGTAAATCCAATACGCATGAACGTTATACTGAGTTCAGGTTAGAAGATTTGAAAGAAAAGCTATATCATTATTGGGCTTTAGGGCATATACATGAACGTCAACAACTAAGTGAAATGCCTCAAATACATTATCCGGGTAACATTCAAGGTCGTCATTTCAAAGAATTAGGAGAAAAAGGCTGCTTACTCGTTGAAGGTGATGATTTAAAATTACGTACGCAATTTATACCGACACAATTTATTCGTTTTGAAGAAGCAACAATTCAAACTACTCAAACTACGAAACAAGGGTTATTTGAAGAAATTCAAAACTTTAAAGATAAAGTACGTAAATATGGAAAATCTATATATAAACTTAAAGTTGTTTTAAAAGTGGATAATGAAATACCACCACAAGATTTAATGCAAGTTGAACAAATGATTAGTGAGTATGAGGAAAATGAACACAACTTTGTATTTATAGAAGATTTAACATTTAAATACAAAGATGAAGAGTCTAAGTCACTTGCAAGTGAATTTTCTTCAGAATTGTTAGATGATCAACAAGTGTTTGAACAAGCGATGAGTGATCTCTATTTAAATCCAAAGGCATCTAAGTACTTAGATAATTTCAATGATTTTGATCGTCGTTCCTTAATTGAACAAGCAGAAACATTGTTAAAATCTGATATGAGGGGTGAATAA
- the xdrA gene encoding XRE family transcriptional regulator XdrA, which translates to MDRQSFTDLIQTKFKMVRIEAGYTQDTMAQTIGLSKKTLVQIEKERVLPNWTTCVSICALFRDSDVLNSTFGCDPLEMVQTISRNHCAYPNHSTTSDIYWNTEEKRNGYILQSNKVSNIFRVLNQETQPIFGTSKLREAETYFNRISKEELMHV; encoded by the coding sequence ATGGATAGACAGAGTTTTACAGATTTAATTCAAACAAAATTTAAAATGGTCCGTATCGAAGCGGGGTATACGCAAGATACAATGGCCCAAACAATTGGACTATCTAAAAAGACGTTAGTTCAAATTGAAAAAGAAAGAGTATTACCTAACTGGACAACATGCGTGTCAATTTGTGCTTTATTTAGAGATTCTGATGTATTAAATAGTACATTTGGTTGTGATCCTTTAGAAATGGTTCAAACGATTTCTCGTAACCATTGTGCATACCCAAACCACTCAACTACGAGTGATATTTACTGGAATACTGAAGAGAAACGAAATGGCTATATTTTGCAAAGTAACAAAGTAAGTAATATCTTCAGAGTACTTAACCAAGAAACACAACCAATCTTCGGTACTTCAAAATTAAGAGAAGCAGAAACTTATTTCAACAGAATTTCTAAAGAAGAATTAATGCATGTGTAA
- a CDS encoding YlbF/YmcA family competence regulator: MAVNLYDHANQLEQALRESDEYKAIQEAYSKVKENEESKALFEEFRETQLNFQQKQMQGEEIGEEELQKAQEQAQKIEEDSNISELMNAEQKMSQVFQEINQIIVKPLDEIYAD; the protein is encoded by the coding sequence ATGGCAGTAAATTTATACGATCATGCAAATCAACTAGAACAAGCTTTAAGAGAAAGCGACGAATACAAAGCAATTCAAGAAGCTTATTCAAAAGTAAAAGAAAACGAAGAATCAAAAGCTTTATTTGAAGAATTCCGTGAAACTCAATTGAATTTCCAACAAAAACAAATGCAAGGTGAAGAAATCGGCGAAGAAGAGCTACAAAAAGCACAAGAACAAGCTCAAAAAATCGAAGAAGATTCTAACATCTCTGAATTAATGAATGCTGAACAAAAAATGAGTCAAGTATTCCAAGAGATTAACCAAATCATTGTTAAACCATTAGATGAAATTTACGCTGACTAA